The Candidatus Synechococcus calcipolaris G9 nucleotide sequence TCCCCATGACATACCGACCAGCAACGGGAGCTTTTTCCGCATAGCCCATTTCCCGCAGCAGTTTCCCTTCTGTTGAATGTTTTCCATCCGCCACCGGAACAATCACCGTTGAGCCTTCATGCTTTTCCTCATCCCATTCCATTGTGCCGTCCCAACTCACACGGGCACCACAGAGAGCCTGACTCCCATCAATTTCGTATTGGTTACACAGAGCAATAACAGCCGGGTCAGTGACACTCAGAAATTCAATCGTCAATTGAGATTTACCCGATTCTGACTGCTTGAAGGCCAAATGGTGACTCGTGCGTTGAGAAAACCAACGACCCGCACTTTGCTCAAAAAAGGTTTGGATATCCATGCCGTATAATTGAAACTAAATTTTGAATGGAGATGCTGCTCCATTATATAGCCCCAGGGAAGCCTAGGGATCGGCAAGCAGGCAAGAAGACTTCAGTTTTTAAAGAGTTTGGTGAAGCAAAATATTTCCTAAAGTTACATGCCAATGCATAGAAATATGAGGCAACACAATAATTTGCACTACACTAAAAAAATAGTTAAAATACAGAAAAAATCAATCCATTGAAACTCTACGGTGATGTCAATGTTCTTGATTTTAATCCTTTTGTTCCGCTCAGTGATGAGCAATGAAGTGGCTCCCGGAAGCTGAACAGAACCTTATTCTTTCAGCCGGTCAATCCTGGAGAAGTGTTAGGAGGAAAATCTTTCAAGTTGTCAATGGTAAAAAGCTCTTATTTGAAAATTTAGACTCTCTTTTTCAATATCTTAAAGCTTATAAGTTATCAATGCAGCTAACTTCATTGGAGTTGAATTATAAAATAGTTACAGCCAGTATAACTATAGATGAAATTCACAAAGACGTTCATCAATCCTTTAATACGTTAAGTCAATTTCTCATCTAGATTAAAATATCATCTTCGGTTAAACTAGAAAAAATATTGGTTCGTGCTGATTGTGCCCTCACTCCATCCCTTTGCTCGTCTACTCACCCATACTCGACAGTATCAAACCCAGGTTTGGCAAGCCTCTGCTTGTTCCGTACTCAACAAAATCTTTGATCTTGCGCCGCCGGTCTTAATTGGGATTGCGGTAGATATTGTCGTCGAGCAACAGGACTCTATCCTCGCCCGCTGGGGACTTGTTAGTGCCCGGCAACAACTTTTAGCTTTAGCCCTAGTCTCTTTTTTGATCTGGAGTTTAGAATCCCTGTTTGAGTATGCCTACGATCGCCTGTGGCGGAATTTAGCCCAGCAGATTCAGCATGATTTGCGATTGGATGCCTACAGCCATTTGCAGGAGATGGAATTAGCCTATTTCGAGGATCGCAGTAGTGGGGTTCTCCTCTCGATTCTGAATGATGATATTAACCAGTTAGAGCGATTTTTAGATCAGGGTGCGAACGAAATTCTCCAAGTGACGACCACAGTGATTGTTATTGGGGCAATTTTCTTTTTCTTGGCTCCAACCGTGACCATTTGGGCGATGCTACCCATGCCATTTATTCTTTGGGGGTCGATTATTTTTCAACGGCGATTAGCCCCTCGCTATGCCCAAGTTCGGGAGAAGGCAGGGTTATTAAATGAACGTCTTGCCAATAATTTAGCGGGTATGCAAACAATTAAAAGCTTCACTGCTGAAGAGTATGAATTGGAACGTCTTCGCCTCGATAGTTTGGCCTATCGCCAGAGCAATCGTGGGGCGATCGCCCTGAGTGCGGCCTATATACCCCTAATTCGCTTCGTGATTCTGTTTGGCTTTACCGGAACCCTAATTTTAGGCGGTTTTGCGGCGATCGCCGGCCGCTTAGATGTGGGGGCCTATAGCGTTATGGTCTTTTTAATTCAACGGTTGCTCTGGCCCCTGACTCGATTGGGAGAAACCCTAGATCAATATCAGCGAGCAATGGCATCCAGCCAACGGGTGATGAATTTACTGAATGCAGAAATTAGAATTCATCCGGGACATCGCGTCCTTGTGCCCCAGGACGTCAAGGGTGAGTTGCGGTTTGAACAAGTCAGTTTTGCCTACGGTGGCCGCGACACCATACTCCACAGCATTGATCTATACGTTCCCGCTAGTCAGACCATTGCCATTGTCGGCGCAACCGGCTCTGGTAAAAGCACGCTAGCGAAACTGCTGCTGCGATTTTATGAGATTCATGGGGGACGCATTCTTTTGGATGGCATTGAAATCCATGAATTACGCCTAAAGGATTTGAGAGCAGCCATTGGATTGGTGAGTCAGGATGTTTTTCTATTCCATGGCACCGTGTACGACAATATTGCCTACGGTACCTTTGAAGCGACCCTTGCAGAAGTAATAACGGCGGCGAAGATGGCGGAAGCCGATGAGTTTATCCGTCAGCTTCCCCAAGGGTATGACACGGTGGTGGGGGAGCGGGGACAAAAACTATCGGGAGGACAGCGTCAACGCCTGGCGATCGCCCGGGCTATTCTCAAGGATCCACCCATTTTAGTTCTGGATGAAGCCACCTCAGCGGTGGATAACGAAACGGAAGCGGCCATTCAACGCTCCCTCGCCCAAATCACCCAGCACCGTACTACCATTGCCATTGCCCACCGTCTCTCCACGATTCGCCATGCAGATCGTATCTATGTGATGGATGCCGGTCGATTTGTCGAACAGGGAACCCATGAAGAACTCATTGAGTTGGCTGGCATCTATAGTCACCTATGGGATGTGCAAACAGGCCACTTACCTGCCACTTTACTCCCGTAGAACTTTATTCCTGTAGAAATTTTAGAACCTGATCGGTTAAGTTCAGGCGCCAAGGTGAAAGGCCCTATGAATTGCTTGCAAGGCGGCAATACCATCGGCTTCTGCAACAACGCAACTGACCCGGATTTCTGAGGTGGCAATCATCTGAATATTGATGTTGGCCTGGGCTAGGGCCGCAAACATCTGAGCTGCCACCCCCGGCCGGTGGATCATGCCCACGCCGACAATACTCACCTTGGCGATCGCCCGATCTAGTAGAACCTCGCCCCAATGGTAATCCCTTTGAGCATCCTTGAGCAGATGATGGGCCCCGTCACCGTCTCCCTCGGCCACCGTAAAGGCAATATCCCGACTGATCACCCCATTCAAGGATCGCGATCGCTGGGACTGAATAATCATATCCACACTGATGCCCGCATCGGCTAAACGCTGAAAAATGGTTGCCGCCATCCCGGGGCGATCGGGTACATCGCGAATGGCTAAACGGGCCTGCTTGCCATCTAGGGCTACCCCCCGCACCGCTGGATATTCCGTCGTTTGATCAGGCCAATCTGGCTGGGAAACCATCTCTACATCAAAGGTTTGGGATAGGAGGGCAACGGCCCGGCCAGCATCCACCGCCATGACCGTACAACTAACGTTCACTTCAGAGGTGGAAATCATTTGCAGATTAATGCCCGCCGCCGCTAAGGCCGAAAACATCTGGGCAGCTACCCCCGGGCGGCCAATCATGCCGGCTCCCGTAATACTCACCTTGGCAATATCCCGGTCAATGAGAACTTCGGCACTATCGCGAGTAGAACCATTTTTGTTCCGCAGCAGGGGACTAAAGGCCGTTGCCACCGCTTCCGCTTGGTTTAGGGAAGCTTTTTGAACGGTAAAGGCAATATCATTGGTGTTCCCCTCATGGATGGATTGAATAATTAAATCCACATCCAAGTCCTGTTGGGCCAGTTCTCCAAAGAGTTGGGCCGCCACCCCAGGGCGATCGGCAACCCGCAGTAGGGCCACTTTGGCCTGATCTGTGTCCAGTTTCACCCCATCTACGGGCCGGCCCAGTTCCAGATTTTCCACGGGACGAGGTTGGCGCACTGGCGAGATCACCCGAGTACCAGGCTCATCAGTCCAACTGGAGCGAACCACTAAATCCACCCCATAGTTACGGGCAATTTCAACGGCACGGGGATGGAGTACCTTGGCTCCCAAACTCGCTAATTCCAGCATTTCATCACAGGTAATGGCATCCATTAACTGGGCATCGGGCACCAGTCGGGGATCTGTGGTGAGAATGCCAGGGACATCTGTATAAATTTCGCAGCAGTTGGCAGCTAAGGCAGCCGCTAGGGCCACCGCAGAGGTATCAGAGCCGCCCCGCCCGAGGGTAGTTACTTCAAAATCTTCGGCGGCGGTCACCCCCTGAAAACCAGCAACAACAACGACTTTGCCTTCTTTGAGGTGGCGTTCTAAGCGTTGGGTTTCAATATGCAAAATCCGGGCACGGGTGTGGGCCGGTTCCGTGACAATGCCCACTTGGGCCCCGGTGAGGGAAATGGCGGGCTGACCAAGGGCCTGAAGGGCCATACTGAGTAGGGAAATGGACACCTGCTCCCCGGTGGACAAGAGCATATCCATTTCGCGGCGACAGGGATTGGGACTAATGTCTTGGGCTAACTTGACCAGACCATCGGTGGTTTTACCCATGGCGGAGACAACGACCACCACTTGATGCCCTGCTTGAACCGTCGCTTTGACCCGTTGAGCCACCGCTTGAATGCGCTCAACACTACCAACGGAGGTGCCACCATATTTTTGAACAATTAATCCCATGAGTTTGATAATGCCATAAAAATCAATGGATTACTTGGAGGGTAGCAGACGCAACCAAGGTTTATTTTGCCGTCGTCGCTCTACATGACACTCCAGGCCAAACTGAGTATAGTCTGCTGGGTCAATTAATCGCTTGAATTGGGAAAACTTGATGGCGCGATCGCCCTGGGTTGATGTAATTTCTGATTCGGGGTTATTAACATCACCGCCTAGATAATTAAAGGCAATTTCCGCCGTCATCCATACCGTTCTATCTAGGGTTTCCGCCGTGGGAATGGTTTCTTCTAGACGGCTTAGTTTTTGGGACAGATCACTCCAGAGATTAGAGGATCGGCCTTGCTTCTGGTTTGGATCGGATTTCTTTTTACGGAACAGTACTGTAAATTGCGTCCATTTTTGGCGAATAATTAAGCCAATATAGGTTGAAAATCGGCGGATAATCCGAAAAAACAGGGCAATAATATTCCCTGCTCCTGTCTTATTGGTGGGTTTTGCCGGGGATTGGCTGGGTTGATTTCCTGGAATGGGCTTACCCGTTTGGGGCGATCGCTCAATGACCACATCACTCCAGCCACAGTTGCTACATACCTGCCGTCCCGATTTCAAGGGGGGGCCGATTTTGGAATAACAGCGGGGACAGCTTTCAAACATAGATGGTATCGCTTGGGTGGACGTTCAAAATTTTATCGAATTTTTATTTTGCTATTTTCTAACATTGTATAGCCGCCCCCGCTTACGCGAAAATTAGGAGTACCCTTAACGGACGCAATATGGCATAATAAGCCTCTGCGGGCGAGTGGCGAAATGGTAGACGCACTACACTCAAAATGTAGCGGGGTTTCCCCATGTCAGTTCGAGTCTGACCTCGCCCATAGTAATAGCAATGCTTCCATGCAACGCCTAGGGCGGGATGTTTTTCTTTGGCTGGGCGATCGCCCAGCCAGGCACATCAACCCCATCACCGGCGGCGGATGTTTCCCCATCCTCTGAGATGGCAGAGCAGCCTGCCAAGCGTAAGTGAGGGCGACCACGGAAGACCTCTATGGAGTCAAAGCCATGAGTGAGCAGATCACAGCCAGTGAAGCCAAGCAAATCATGGACTTACTGCAATCCATGGATAAGAAGCTAGATGTCCACATTGCAGAAACGAAGGGGCAATTTAATACAGTTCATACCGAGATTAAGGCTCTCAATGACAAGGTTGATGGCTTACGCTCTGAACTGCGGGATGACATTACCGAACTGCGTGGACAACAGAAAACGACTGATGCAAGGTTATGGGGCTTCATTGTGGCCCTGGTGACTCTGGTTGGCAGTGGCGTGATTAAGGTTCTCTGGTTTGACCGTGCCTAAAAAAATACCCAGACCTGCAAGTCTGGGTGGATTCAATAAATTCTCAAGGTGATTTTCCCATGTCTGAATGAGACTTCAAAACCTCACAACTAAATAATAAGCTGACATCTTATGTCCATACCAGTTCCGGGGCTGGCAGATGAAACGCCAATGACAGGGACTTTACGCCCGGCGGTATCTTAAAAAGTCTATTCCCATCTTTCCCAAGCAACGATCATTTGGGGGTAATTCTGGGGGTATATCGTGAACAGGCTTCAGAAGAAACCCATTTATATCAACGGTTTGAATGGTCTAGCTGGATGGAGACCTCGCCATGGCCACCATTCGCGGTGAAAAGACGGAGTCTGAGTTAGTGAGCCAATGGAAATTTACCCAACGATGCTTCACACTTGGAAGTACCAGCTTGACGCTTGGTTTGAACAAAGCTTTCTTGGTCAGGAGTGAGACTCATGATCATATACACTTCTTATCCAGACGACCAGTTATTTTAAGCTGTTCTCCCATCTATTCTAGGTATAGAATGGCCTCGCAGAGATTCTAGTCAACCGGTTGCCTGTAACATTGTAGTTGGCGAGAGGAACGTTCTGTTGCAAAA carries:
- a CDS encoding aspartate kinase is translated as MGLIVQKYGGTSVGSVERIQAVAQRVKATVQAGHQVVVVVSAMGKTTDGLVKLAQDISPNPCRREMDMLLSTGEQVSISLLSMALQALGQPAISLTGAQVGIVTEPAHTRARILHIETQRLERHLKEGKVVVVAGFQGVTAAEDFEVTTLGRGGSDTSAVALAAALAANCCEIYTDVPGILTTDPRLVPDAQLMDAITCDEMLELASLGAKVLHPRAVEIARNYGVDLVVRSSWTDEPGTRVISPVRQPRPVENLELGRPVDGVKLDTDQAKVALLRVADRPGVAAQLFGELAQQDLDVDLIIQSIHEGNTNDIAFTVQKASLNQAEAVATAFSPLLRNKNGSTRDSAEVLIDRDIAKVSITGAGMIGRPGVAAQMFSALAAAGINLQMISTSEVNVSCTVMAVDAGRAVALLSQTFDVEMVSQPDWPDQTTEYPAVRGVALDGKQARLAIRDVPDRPGMAATIFQRLADAGISVDMIIQSQRSRSLNGVISRDIAFTVAEGDGDGAHHLLKDAQRDYHWGEVLLDRAIAKVSIVGVGMIHRPGVAAQMFAALAQANINIQMIATSEIRVSCVVAEADGIAALQAIHRAFHLGA
- a CDS encoding hemagglutinin, producing MSEQITASEAKQIMDLLQSMDKKLDVHIAETKGQFNTVHTEIKALNDKVDGLRSELRDDITELRGQQKTTDARLWGFIVALVTLVGSGVIKVLWFDRA
- a CDS encoding phycobiliprotein lyase; the encoded protein is MDIQTFFEQSAGRWFSQRTSHHLAFKQSESGKSQLTIEFLSVTDPAVIALCNQYEIDGSQALCGARVSWDGTMEWDEEKHEGSTVIVPVADGKHSTEGKLLREMGYAEKAPVAGRYVMGSDGALTLITEYDTMYSEERIWFASPNLRLRTSILKRFGGFSMASFCSEIRLGVTQAATPTAATAQAPAE
- a CDS encoding ABC transporter ATP-binding protein, with amino-acid sequence MVPSLHPFARLLTHTRQYQTQVWQASACSVLNKIFDLAPPVLIGIAVDIVVEQQDSILARWGLVSARQQLLALALVSFLIWSLESLFEYAYDRLWRNLAQQIQHDLRLDAYSHLQEMELAYFEDRSSGVLLSILNDDINQLERFLDQGANEILQVTTTVIVIGAIFFFLAPTVTIWAMLPMPFILWGSIIFQRRLAPRYAQVREKAGLLNERLANNLAGMQTIKSFTAEEYELERLRLDSLAYRQSNRGAIALSAAYIPLIRFVILFGFTGTLILGGFAAIAGRLDVGAYSVMVFLIQRLLWPLTRLGETLDQYQRAMASSQRVMNLLNAEIRIHPGHRVLVPQDVKGELRFEQVSFAYGGRDTILHSIDLYVPASQTIAIVGATGSGKSTLAKLLLRFYEIHGGRILLDGIEIHELRLKDLRAAIGLVSQDVFLFHGTVYDNIAYGTFEATLAEVITAAKMAEADEFIRQLPQGYDTVVGERGQKLSGGQRQRLAIARAILKDPPILVLDEATSAVDNETEAAIQRSLAQITQHRTTIAIAHRLSTIRHADRIYVMDAGRFVEQGTHEELIELAGIYSHLWDVQTGHLPATLLP